One genomic region from Spirosoma sp. KCTC 42546 encodes:
- the ettA gene encoding energy-dependent translational throttle protein EttA yields MSQETIIFSMAGVSKNIPPNRQILKNIYLSFFYGAKIGVLGLNGSGKSTLLRIIAGIDKNYTGEVVFSPGYSVGMLEQEPKFEAGKTVREVVEEGVQEVVSLLKEFDEINEAFGDPDADFDKLINRQGEVQEKLDHYNAWELDQKLERAMDALRCPPSDALIDNLSGGEKRRVALCRLLLQQPDVLLLDEPTNHLDAESVLWLEEHLRQYTGTVIAVTHDRYFLDNVAGWILELDRGEGIPWKGNYSSWLEQKQNRLAKEEKTESKRQKTLQRELEWVKMAPKARQAKSKARLGAYERLLNEDAKQRDEKLEIFIPAGPRLGAKVIEAEDVSKAFGDRLLFEHLEFRLPQGGIVGIIGPNGAGKTTLFKLITGRDKPNSGTFDVGETVKVAYVDQEHDGLDPNKTVYETISGGNDWIIMGGKQSNARAYVSRFNFGGADQEKKIGTLSGGERNRVHLAMTLKEGANLLLLDEPTNDLDINTLRALEEGLENFAGCAVVISHDRWFLDRIATHILAFEGDSQVYWFEGNFSEYEENRRKRLGSEATPTRIRYKKLG; encoded by the coding sequence ATGAGTCAGGAAACCATAATTTTCTCTATGGCAGGCGTGAGTAAAAATATTCCGCCTAACCGACAAATCCTAAAGAACATCTACCTTTCCTTTTTTTATGGTGCAAAAATCGGCGTTCTGGGGCTGAATGGCTCCGGTAAGTCGACCTTATTGCGCATCATTGCAGGAATAGACAAAAATTATACCGGAGAAGTTGTTTTCTCCCCCGGCTACTCAGTTGGGATGCTTGAACAGGAACCAAAATTTGAGGCTGGCAAAACAGTACGAGAAGTTGTAGAAGAAGGTGTACAGGAAGTAGTGAGCCTTTTGAAAGAATTTGACGAAATCAATGAAGCCTTTGGCGATCCTGATGCCGACTTCGATAAACTTATTAACCGGCAAGGTGAGGTTCAGGAGAAACTTGACCATTACAACGCCTGGGAGCTTGATCAGAAACTGGAACGAGCAATGGATGCCCTGCGCTGCCCTCCATCTGATGCGCTGATTGATAATCTATCCGGAGGTGAAAAACGTCGGGTAGCGTTGTGTCGTTTGCTACTCCAGCAACCTGATGTATTATTGCTTGATGAGCCTACTAACCACCTTGATGCAGAATCTGTATTATGGTTAGAAGAGCACCTTCGTCAGTATACGGGCACGGTTATCGCCGTAACCCACGATCGCTATTTTCTGGATAATGTAGCCGGCTGGATTCTTGAACTTGATCGGGGCGAAGGTATTCCCTGGAAAGGCAATTATTCTTCCTGGTTAGAGCAGAAACAAAATCGGTTGGCCAAAGAGGAAAAAACAGAATCGAAACGTCAGAAAACGTTGCAACGTGAGTTGGAATGGGTGAAAATGGCCCCTAAAGCTCGTCAGGCCAAATCAAAAGCTCGTTTAGGGGCCTATGAGCGACTCTTGAATGAAGACGCCAAACAGCGCGATGAAAAACTCGAAATTTTCATTCCTGCCGGGCCGCGTTTAGGCGCTAAAGTCATTGAAGCTGAGGATGTCTCTAAAGCTTTTGGCGATCGACTTCTGTTCGAACATTTAGAGTTCCGGTTACCGCAGGGTGGTATTGTAGGAATTATTGGTCCCAACGGAGCTGGTAAAACGACGCTCTTTAAACTAATTACAGGGAGAGATAAACCCAATTCAGGTACGTTTGATGTTGGTGAAACGGTAAAAGTGGCTTATGTTGATCAGGAACACGACGGTCTTGACCCCAATAAAACGGTCTATGAAACGATTTCTGGGGGCAACGATTGGATTATAATGGGCGGAAAGCAGTCCAATGCGCGGGCCTATGTAAGTCGGTTTAACTTTGGTGGAGCCGATCAGGAGAAGAAAATTGGAACTCTATCAGGTGGGGAGCGCAACCGGGTCCATCTAGCCATGACCCTTAAGGAAGGCGCGAATCTGTTGCTCCTGGATGAGCCTACCAATGATCTTGATATCAACACATTGCGAGCGCTGGAAGAAGGTCTGGAAAACTTCGCGGGTTGTGCAGTTGTCATCAGCCACGATCGCTGGTTCTTAGATCGTATTGCAACCCACATTCTAGCCTTCGAGGGTGATTCGCAGGTGTATTGGTTTGAGGGTAATTTTTCGGAATACGAAGAGAACCGCCGTAAACGCTTAGGATCGGAGGCAACGCCCACTCGGATAAGGTATAAGAAACTGGGGTAA
- a CDS encoding type IX secretion system membrane protein PorP/SprF, producing the protein MLKKYLLTMLTLTLSRMAFAQDPQFTQFYAAPLYLNPAFAGSALAPRITANYRNQWPAITNYVTTMVAVDHFIEKYNSGVGLMIQSDNQGQGRIQSTDIGLQYAYQFQVSESSFVRLGLQGSYVNRSINYFGLTTGDQFTDRGFITGSVSGDPALQGGLPTNKYLDFSTGGLFYSDWFWIGASAHHINRPSQGFFNSENERLPMKTSIQAGLRIPLAGFTGLADEQDREISISPVIMYKHQGKYDQLDLGAYLTYSPLTIGAYYRGIPFKKYDQTLNNHDAVAALIGWRMEKFSIGYSYDVTISTLGNSGGSHELSLSYIFDKPEGRRPGVKRRDKKLPCPKF; encoded by the coding sequence ATGCTTAAGAAATATTTACTGACGATGTTGACACTGACCCTGAGCCGGATGGCCTTTGCCCAGGACCCTCAGTTCACTCAGTTTTATGCTGCCCCTCTTTATCTGAACCCAGCCTTTGCTGGTTCGGCACTGGCTCCGCGTATCACGGCAAATTACCGAAATCAATGGCCTGCCATTACCAACTATGTGACAACGATGGTTGCGGTAGATCATTTTATCGAAAAATATAATAGCGGTGTTGGTCTGATGATTCAGAGTGACAACCAGGGACAGGGAAGGATTCAGTCAACGGATATAGGGTTGCAATATGCATACCAATTCCAGGTAAGTGAGTCATCATTTGTACGTTTAGGCTTGCAGGGTTCTTACGTGAACCGTAGTATTAACTATTTCGGCCTGACAACCGGCGATCAATTTACGGATCGGGGCTTTATAACAGGTAGCGTTTCCGGCGATCCAGCGTTGCAAGGAGGTTTACCCACGAATAAATATCTTGACTTTTCGACGGGTGGCCTTTTTTACTCCGATTGGTTCTGGATTGGTGCATCAGCACACCATATCAATCGCCCATCTCAGGGGTTCTTCAACAGCGAGAACGAGCGATTGCCGATGAAAACCAGCATTCAGGCTGGTCTGCGCATTCCACTGGCTGGCTTTACAGGTTTAGCTGATGAACAGGATCGGGAAATTAGTATATCGCCCGTGATTATGTACAAGCATCAGGGCAAGTATGATCAATTGGATTTAGGCGCTTACCTGACCTACTCTCCGCTAACAATCGGAGCATACTACCGAGGTATTCCTTTTAAAAAATATGACCAGACGCTTAACAATCATGATGCGGTAGCTGCGTTGATTGGCTGGCGTATGGAAAAGTTCTCCATCGGCTACAGCTACGATGTCACAATTTCGACCCTCGGTAACAGCGGTGGCTCACATGAGTTGTCGCTCTCCTATATTTTCGACAAGCCAGAAGGCCGTCGGCCGGGTGTAAAACGCCGGGATAAGAAATTGCCTTGTCCGAAGTTTTGA
- a CDS encoding aspartate kinase, whose protein sequence is MYVWKFGGTSVGKPERMRSIRNLITEDNTRKIVVLSALSGSTNNLLAIGESLKANNDAEANAKIDTLKAHYDSFIDELYRTTDGKAAGQKIIDNEFSFIRSLTGIKPFTLKQEKELVAEGELLSTQIFQAYLDEEGVTSTLLPALEFMRIDADNEPEIHYTEQKLAEILPQHADKQIIVTQGFICRNPRGEVDNLKRGGSDYTASLIGGAIRAEEIQIWTDIDGMHNNDPRIVKNTFPVRELTFDEAAELAYFGAKILHPSTITPARMFGVPVRLKNTMDPSAPGTLIADKTSDQVFKAIAAKDGITALYIHSTRMLNAYGFLRRIFEIFEKYKTPVDMITTSEVSVSVTIDNTERIQEITDELNTFCTLEEPDYDQTIICIVGNFSADNEGVALRVFNAMKNIPIRMVSYGGTESNLSLLVHGRYKAEALNALNDGLFAKA, encoded by the coding sequence ATGTACGTCTGGAAATTTGGCGGTACGTCTGTCGGGAAGCCCGAGCGTATGCGGTCGATTCGCAACTTGATTACCGAAGATAACACGCGCAAGATTGTTGTCTTGTCAGCTTTGTCTGGCTCAACGAATAACCTGCTGGCCATTGGCGAATCGCTTAAAGCGAACAATGATGCCGAAGCTAATGCTAAAATTGATACGCTTAAAGCGCATTACGACAGCTTTATCGACGAGTTGTACAGAACGACCGATGGCAAAGCGGCCGGACAAAAAATTATAGATAACGAATTTTCCTTTATCCGGTCTCTAACGGGTATCAAGCCATTCACGCTGAAGCAGGAGAAAGAGTTAGTGGCTGAAGGCGAATTACTCAGCACACAAATTTTTCAGGCCTATCTGGATGAGGAAGGTGTAACATCCACTTTACTACCTGCGCTGGAATTCATGCGGATTGATGCCGATAACGAGCCGGAAATCCATTATACCGAGCAAAAGTTAGCCGAGATATTGCCTCAGCATGCCGATAAACAAATTATTGTTACACAAGGCTTTATCTGCCGAAACCCGCGTGGAGAAGTCGATAATCTCAAACGAGGAGGCTCGGATTACACCGCTTCGCTGATTGGTGGTGCCATACGCGCGGAAGAAATCCAGATTTGGACCGATATCGACGGGATGCATAATAATGACCCGCGTATCGTGAAAAATACATTCCCGGTTCGCGAACTAACGTTCGATGAAGCGGCTGAACTGGCCTACTTCGGGGCGAAAATTCTGCATCCGTCCACCATTACGCCTGCGCGTATGTTCGGTGTACCGGTTCGCTTAAAAAACACAATGGACCCCAGCGCCCCTGGTACGCTCATTGCCGACAAAACCAGTGATCAGGTGTTTAAAGCGATTGCGGCTAAGGATGGCATTACCGCTTTGTATATACACTCAACCCGTATGCTAAATGCCTATGGTTTTCTACGCCGGATTTTCGAGATATTCGAGAAATACAAAACGCCGGTCGACATGATAACTACATCCGAAGTGTCGGTGTCGGTCACAATCGATAACACAGAGCGTATTCAGGAAATTACGGATGAACTTAATACATTCTGCACGCTGGAAGAACCCGATTATGATCAGACGATTATTTGCATTGTAGGGAATTTTAGTGCTGATAATGAAGGTGTTGCACTTCGAGTGTTCAATGCCATGAAGAACATTCCAATCCGGATGGTTTCCTACGGAGGTACGGAAAGTAACCTGTCGTTACTCGTTCATGGTCGTTACAAAGCAGAAGCTTTGAATGCACTGAATGATGGACTGTTTGCTAAAGCGTAG
- a CDS encoding DUF349 domain-containing protein, translated as MENASLVDEYGYVKDGKVFLKGYLNYEDRQIGEVKRTEQEALDYFKNRFIIAENKVSQLEKDIDEAQNKGSYLTKLVQLRKKLLGFDALGDFPPLLDRLDEQEKLLADLITVNQRKNHDIKRALIAEAEAIVDSTDWRTTADELQEIKTKWIKTGPVDKSVEEEVEGRFQELLDGFFQRRREFFNEQNKVIQERLDKYDELIRLAFRANRLGDLDAAFQEVRRLNNAWKAVGEVPIKKSGKLYKQFKKATTMFYAKYNDAKGIVLVPKIDPRIEAQMKMADEAEKLSKQSDIFAAAERAKVLLNSWKEIRVPFKLQDKVVNERFRAACDKIFELSYLGRVLTRKYPAFELKSQSEQIRTKIREMEYLVKREKNDLQFALQDADGLDPNNDEDKQILNKINTQKRKIAMKETILRELQKQLETAGY; from the coding sequence ATGGAAAACGCTTCACTGGTAGATGAATACGGTTACGTCAAAGACGGAAAGGTATTTTTGAAAGGCTACCTGAATTACGAAGACCGCCAGATCGGCGAAGTCAAACGCACCGAGCAGGAAGCGCTCGATTATTTTAAAAACCGCTTCATCATTGCTGAGAACAAAGTCAGTCAGTTAGAAAAAGACATCGACGAAGCTCAGAACAAAGGTTCGTACCTGACGAAACTGGTTCAACTCCGCAAGAAACTGCTCGGCTTCGATGCATTAGGGGATTTCCCCCCGCTGCTCGATCGGCTGGACGAACAAGAGAAGTTGCTGGCCGATTTGATTACGGTCAACCAACGGAAAAATCATGACATTAAGCGGGCCTTGATTGCCGAAGCTGAAGCCATTGTTGACAGTACTGACTGGCGAACAACGGCCGATGAGTTACAGGAAATCAAGACCAAGTGGATTAAAACCGGCCCTGTAGACAAGTCGGTTGAGGAAGAAGTGGAGGGTCGGTTCCAGGAGCTTCTGGATGGGTTCTTTCAGCGTCGACGTGAGTTCTTCAACGAACAGAACAAGGTTATTCAGGAACGCCTGGATAAATACGACGAGCTTATCCGGCTGGCTTTCCGGGCTAATCGCTTGGGCGATCTGGATGCTGCGTTCCAGGAAGTCCGGCGACTCAATAATGCCTGGAAGGCGGTTGGCGAGGTTCCGATCAAGAAAAGTGGTAAACTGTACAAGCAGTTTAAGAAAGCCACAACCATGTTCTACGCGAAGTACAACGACGCGAAAGGCATTGTTCTGGTTCCAAAGATTGACCCCCGCATAGAGGCTCAAATGAAAATGGCCGATGAAGCGGAAAAACTGTCCAAACAATCCGACATCTTCGCGGCTGCCGAACGAGCCAAAGTATTGCTGAATAGCTGGAAAGAAATCCGGGTGCCGTTTAAACTACAGGACAAAGTTGTTAATGAACGCTTCCGGGCTGCCTGCGACAAAATTTTTGAACTGAGTTATCTAGGCCGTGTGCTAACGCGGAAATACCCGGCCTTTGAACTCAAAAGCCAGTCAGAACAGATTCGGACGAAAATCCGGGAGATGGAATATCTTGTAAAACGCGAGAAAAACGATCTTCAGTTTGCGTTACAGGATGCCGACGGTCTCGACCCGAACAATGACGAAGACAAGCAGATTCTGAATAAAATCAATACTCAGAAGCGTAAAATCGCGATGAAAGAAACGATTCTGCGTGAGCTACAGAAACAACTGGAAACAGCAGGGTATTAA
- a CDS encoding gliding motility-associated C-terminal domain-containing protein — MLRFSSYIRVVGVWAVLFLMAGLTTSWAQEIKISGKACIPDQECKADSLTFTDSVTTGVTTRVWSFGDGGTITTQKDSAARHVYLMPGNYTITLTRTVSGTVQTATRSINISTPPPSFTNWRTDTTICKGEKITLDPYAGTTQSGYRYIWYPKGDTTQSIQVDSSGCYSVEAISPNGCSYQNRINVDVCGEKKESQGVKWYFGQNSGLDFSGGGTPKPITDGSLSTIEGSSSIANTKGVLLFYTDGIIIYGKDGKPLKSLVPGDTTTVQIPLDGSTHSTQSALIVPKPTCRGCEYLYYVYTTSEIRGKKTLTYSVVDMRQNGGKGAIVEKNVPISNQSTEQSASVENTRDSTFWVITRKYGTNEFQIQHLTRATSPIVTTYKGGQVIDSLANAEGYMKIGPADTTSGNEGNRPLAVVIPGPPKNSIDLYTFNDSTGAMTFNRTLDLGPAPPKAYGVEFSPDGKSLYVTMLADTNSDGSLKGASYILKYDLSQKDSLLTSSKTVVDSSTTRQYGSIQIGPDGRIYVAIKGSTSLGTIENPNGGLLDSLQFNPAGQSLGGKTSQLGLPNLVANFNDNSSGPGLTYADTCVSAPTVFQIGPNCPKLKEAYTLDYGDGSRPYSTTSAQPVTHNYTKPGQYFVSLRIITKTSTGGICKDTLIKDTLTILETPPDIHLGADTAICNKKGITLDIKVQAKVYVWLVNGAVASRQKTITLTRPGYYIVVGLAANGECFKSDTIEVQIKPTPSLDLGPDTVFCYRSSVNLTVPQQTWTQFQWSNGGDTRTITVSKGGTYTVTAQSTVNGTTCENSDTIRVSELPKLRLAANLTGPTTCTSADGSIQLTPTPAGTYEYVWTRSDGAILTGVGSQQTSLAEGGYKISVTDSVHACKADTAFTLKSPANQLVLTPLVKDALCSVPNSGTISLTVSGGTAASYTWLDQNNNLITTTTNLDKASPGLYTVQVIDTKGCKALLDSIKVGLDSTGFARLGPDTLKCNGLGVVLVPLSGDQPGNVYQWSTGASTPSITVVQAGAYSLIVRNTQTGCVGRSSIRVGDRPPPAFSLTQLASICEGDLGKAQLSANGAPGLRYLWLTRNDTTKTITVDRAGNYSVQVTDPQGCTATGLARVINQCEPRVNVPDAFTPNNDGVNDVLQIFTAYITDYDFRIYNRWGEVIFSSNNPEQKWDGTYRGSTYPSMLYPYIITFKSESFPERERVVKRGSVLLIR; from the coding sequence ATGTTAAGGTTTAGCAGTTATATCCGTGTAGTTGGAGTTTGGGCTGTGCTGTTTCTAATGGCAGGACTGACTACGTCCTGGGCACAGGAAATTAAAATTAGTGGAAAGGCCTGCATTCCCGATCAGGAATGCAAAGCGGATTCCCTAACGTTTACAGATAGCGTAACAACGGGCGTAACAACCCGGGTCTGGAGTTTTGGTGACGGTGGCACAATTACGACGCAAAAGGATTCCGCGGCCCGGCATGTTTATCTGATGCCTGGTAACTACACCATCACCTTGACCCGTACCGTCAGTGGAACGGTACAGACAGCAACGCGAAGTATTAATATCAGTACTCCTCCTCCGTCTTTTACCAACTGGCGGACGGATACCACCATTTGTAAAGGCGAGAAAATAACACTTGATCCCTACGCTGGCACTACTCAATCGGGTTATCGGTATATATGGTACCCCAAAGGAGATACGACGCAAAGTATACAGGTCGATAGTTCTGGCTGTTATTCGGTGGAAGCTATTAGTCCTAATGGCTGTTCATATCAGAATCGGATTAACGTCGATGTTTGTGGCGAAAAGAAAGAGTCGCAGGGGGTGAAGTGGTATTTTGGCCAGAACTCCGGTTTGGATTTTAGTGGTGGCGGTACACCTAAACCCATCACAGATGGAAGTTTAAGTACTATTGAAGGTTCTTCGTCCATTGCCAATACCAAGGGCGTTTTACTGTTTTATACGGATGGTATCATTATTTACGGCAAAGATGGTAAGCCACTGAAATCACTCGTGCCGGGAGATACAACTACCGTCCAGATTCCGCTGGATGGTAGTACGCACTCTACACAGTCGGCTTTGATTGTCCCAAAACCAACCTGCCGGGGCTGCGAGTACTTGTATTATGTGTATACCACTTCCGAAATTCGGGGTAAGAAAACACTAACGTATAGTGTTGTTGATATGCGCCAGAATGGTGGGAAGGGTGCCATTGTTGAAAAGAACGTTCCGATCTCTAATCAGAGTACCGAGCAGTCGGCTTCCGTAGAAAATACACGCGATTCAACCTTTTGGGTTATTACACGGAAATACGGAACAAATGAATTTCAAATTCAGCATTTAACCCGGGCCACATCGCCTATTGTCACTACATACAAAGGTGGACAGGTCATTGACTCGCTGGCTAATGCCGAAGGATATATGAAAATTGGACCAGCCGATACAACAAGTGGGAATGAAGGCAATCGCCCATTGGCTGTTGTTATTCCTGGGCCACCCAAAAACTCCATTGATCTCTATACGTTCAATGATTCGACGGGTGCAATGACGTTCAATCGAACGCTTGATTTAGGCCCGGCACCGCCCAAAGCATATGGGGTAGAGTTTTCGCCCGATGGCAAGAGTCTGTATGTTACAATGCTCGCCGATACAAATAGTGACGGTAGTTTGAAAGGAGCTTCTTATATTTTAAAGTATGACCTGAGTCAGAAGGATTCGCTATTAACCAGTTCAAAAACGGTTGTTGATAGTAGTACAACGAGGCAGTACGGGTCCATACAGATTGGTCCCGACGGTCGAATTTACGTAGCGATAAAGGGAAGTACTTCATTGGGTACCATCGAAAATCCAAATGGGGGGCTGCTTGATAGTTTACAATTTAATCCAGCGGGACAATCGCTCGGCGGAAAAACCAGCCAATTAGGGTTGCCTAACTTAGTGGCCAACTTTAACGATAATTCCAGTGGACCGGGGCTAACGTATGCGGATACATGTGTTAGCGCACCAACAGTATTTCAGATAGGACCAAACTGCCCGAAATTGAAGGAGGCTTATACCTTAGATTATGGAGATGGAAGCCGCCCGTATTCAACCACGTCGGCGCAGCCCGTTACACACAATTACACGAAGCCTGGACAATACTTCGTCAGCCTTCGAATTATCACGAAAACAAGCACAGGAGGGATCTGTAAAGACACCCTGATTAAAGATACACTGACCATTTTAGAAACACCACCCGATATACATTTGGGAGCGGATACCGCTATCTGCAATAAAAAAGGCATTACACTGGATATAAAAGTGCAGGCAAAAGTATATGTCTGGCTTGTGAATGGAGCGGTAGCGAGTAGGCAAAAGACAATCACACTCACCAGGCCCGGTTATTACATCGTAGTAGGTCTGGCTGCTAACGGTGAATGTTTTAAGAGTGATACCATTGAGGTGCAGATAAAGCCGACGCCATCGCTCGATCTTGGACCCGATACCGTTTTCTGTTATCGATCATCAGTCAATTTAACCGTTCCCCAACAAACCTGGACACAGTTTCAATGGAGTAACGGTGGGGATACACGAACAATTACCGTTTCCAAAGGCGGTACTTATACGGTTACGGCGCAGTCAACCGTAAACGGCACTACCTGCGAAAACTCGGATACGATCCGGGTTAGTGAACTGCCTAAGTTGCGTTTGGCTGCGAATCTGACCGGTCCAACAACCTGTACATCGGCAGATGGTTCTATCCAATTAACGCCTACTCCGGCTGGTACCTATGAGTACGTATGGACTCGTTCAGATGGTGCTATTTTAACCGGAGTGGGTAGTCAGCAAACAAGTCTGGCCGAAGGTGGGTACAAAATTAGCGTTACTGATAGTGTTCATGCCTGTAAGGCTGATACGGCCTTTACCCTGAAATCGCCAGCCAATCAACTAGTGCTTACGCCACTGGTTAAGGATGCCTTGTGTAGTGTTCCCAATAGTGGCACTATTAGTCTGACTGTTTCAGGAGGGACAGCGGCCAGTTATACCTGGCTGGACCAGAATAATAACCTGATCACAACGACGACTAATCTGGATAAGGCCTCCCCTGGGCTTTATACAGTTCAAGTGATTGATACAAAAGGGTGTAAAGCGTTGCTGGATAGTATTAAGGTAGGCCTTGATAGTACTGGATTTGCCCGACTGGGACCTGATACGCTTAAGTGTAACGGGCTTGGGGTTGTATTGGTACCTCTGTCAGGCGATCAGCCGGGTAATGTCTATCAGTGGAGTACTGGGGCCTCTACACCATCAATCACGGTGGTGCAGGCGGGCGCGTATAGCCTTATCGTTAGGAATACACAGACAGGTTGCGTTGGACGCAGTAGTATTCGTGTCGGGGATCGACCACCGCCAGCGTTTTCGCTCACACAATTGGCTTCCATTTGCGAAGGCGATCTGGGTAAAGCACAGCTCTCAGCCAATGGTGCGCCTGGCTTGCGCTATTTATGGCTGACACGAAATGACACCACCAAAACGATAACCGTAGATCGAGCGGGCAATTACTCCGTTCAGGTGACCGATCCGCAGGGTTGCACGGCAACCGGCTTAGCCCGCGTGATCAATCAGTGCGAACCGCGCGTTAATGTACCCGATGCGTTTACGCCAAACAACGACGGTGTAAACGATGTGTTACAGATTTTTACGGCTTATATTACCGACTATGACTTCAGGATTTATAACCGCTGGGGGGAGGTAATTTTCTCTAGTAATAATCCAGAGCAAAAATGGGATGGCACCTATCGCGGATCTACCTATCCATCAATGCTTTATCCCTATATAATCACCTTTAAAAGTGAGTCGTTTCCTGAGCGCGAACGCGTTGTAAAACGGGGTTCTGTATTGCTGATTCGATAG
- the serS gene encoding serine--tRNA ligase — protein sequence MLQLNFIRENKDTTLAGLRKRNFANAEAVVEQVLTLDQQRRDTQRELDDVLAQSNAKAGQIGALMKAGDKVAAEAAKAETADLKARSKDLADTLRQIEADLQAVLVTIPNIPHSSVPAGRTADDNEVVLEHGEKPALHEKAQPHWELIKKYDIIDFELGVKIAGAGFPVYKGKGARIQRAMINFFLDEALKAGYVEVQPPILVNEDSGFGTGQLPDKEGQMYFATEDKLYLIPTAEVPITNIYRDVILPENQLPVKNVGYTPCFRREAGSWGAHVRGLNRLHQFDKVEIVRIEKPENSYAALEEMSQHVQGLLQKLELPYRVLRLCGGDMGFTSALTYDMEVWSAAQQRWLEVSSVSNFETYQANRLKLRSKLEAKMQLMHTLNGSALALPRILASILENNQTLEGIRIPKVLVPYCGFEMID from the coding sequence ATGCTTCAACTCAATTTTATCCGCGAGAATAAAGACACCACCCTGGCGGGACTGCGCAAACGAAATTTTGCCAATGCCGAGGCTGTTGTTGAACAAGTGCTCACGCTCGATCAGCAACGACGGGATACTCAACGCGAACTTGACGATGTATTAGCCCAATCCAATGCTAAAGCAGGCCAAATAGGCGCGTTGATGAAAGCCGGTGATAAAGTTGCTGCCGAAGCTGCTAAGGCTGAAACGGCGGATCTGAAAGCACGCTCTAAAGATCTTGCCGATACGCTTCGCCAGATTGAAGCCGATCTGCAAGCGGTTTTAGTGACGATTCCCAATATACCTCATAGTAGCGTTCCCGCAGGGCGTACTGCCGATGATAATGAAGTGGTATTGGAGCATGGAGAAAAGCCAGCACTTCACGAAAAAGCACAACCGCATTGGGAGCTGATCAAGAAGTATGACATTATTGACTTTGAACTTGGAGTCAAAATTGCAGGAGCTGGTTTTCCGGTTTACAAAGGAAAGGGTGCCCGGATTCAGCGGGCGATGATTAACTTCTTCCTCGATGAAGCCCTAAAAGCCGGATACGTAGAAGTACAGCCGCCTATTCTAGTTAATGAAGATTCGGGCTTCGGCACCGGCCAGTTGCCAGATAAGGAAGGGCAAATGTATTTTGCCACGGAGGATAAATTATACCTGATCCCAACGGCCGAAGTACCCATCACCAATATTTACCGGGATGTGATTCTGCCCGAAAATCAGTTGCCGGTTAAAAACGTGGGTTATACGCCCTGTTTCCGTCGTGAAGCGGGTTCGTGGGGAGCGCACGTTCGTGGATTGAACCGGTTGCATCAGTTTGACAAGGTCGAAATTGTTCGGATTGAGAAACCAGAAAATTCATACGCAGCTCTGGAAGAAATGAGCCAGCATGTGCAGGGATTATTGCAGAAACTAGAACTGCCTTATCGGGTGCTGCGACTTTGCGGTGGTGATATGGGCTTCACATCGGCGCTTACATATGACATGGAGGTCTGGTCGGCGGCTCAACAGCGTTGGCTGGAGGTTAGCTCAGTTTCTAATTTCGAAACGTACCAGGCTAATCGACTCAAACTTCGCTCGAAACTTGAGGCTAAGATGCAACTGATGCATACGCTGAATGGCTCGGCCTTAGCCTTGCCACGTATTCTGGCGTCAATTCTCGAGAATAATCAAACCCTAGAAGGTATTCGAATTCCAAAGGTGCTAGTGCCGTATTGTGGGTTTGAGATGATTGATTAA